A window from Telopea speciosissima isolate NSW1024214 ecotype Mountain lineage chromosome 8, Tspe_v1, whole genome shotgun sequence encodes these proteins:
- the LOC122672027 gene encoding uncharacterized protein LOC122672027, with protein MQAMHNQSPLLSQSPSFNSYSSSRLAEIAARVTEEFTQDKDSSLPIHRIDEEELPISNDQPTPEDADNDDDGDDFEFAVVRKDPDSSSPISADEIFYNGQIRPVYPVFNRDLLFADDDSKPLPKKPSPLRLPLGKLMLEERDNDNDNDNHPSSSSSSEADELEGIPAGTYCVWNPKSVEASPDRCKKSNSTGSGSSKRWKFRDFLPRSNSDGKDTYVFLSSSKFVKKRNNDKTEKVTADKAAIQKAEQLHPKERRNFISNPDYNSSQDKVAAKGKVKAKGVSGDTLSAHEVHYVRNRALKEDDRRRSYLPYRQDLVGFFSNVNGLSRNLHPF; from the coding sequence ATGCAAGCTATGCATAATCAGAGTCCACTTCTCTCCCAATCTCCGAGCTTCAACAGTTACTCTTCTAGCAGACTTGCAGAGATCGCCGCTAGAGTCACTGAAGAATTCACCCAGGACAAGGACTCCTCCCTACCCATACATCGCATCGACGAAGAAGAACTTCCGATCTCCAACGATCAACCAACTCCTGAGGATGCCGACAATGACGACGACGGCGATGATTTCGAATTCGCAGTCGTTAGGAAAGATCCtgactcttcttctcctatttctgCCGACGAGATCTTCTACAACGGCCAGATTCGTCCAGTTTACCCGGTTTTCAATCGGGATCTTCTCTTCGCCGACGATGATTCCAAGCCTCTTCCCAAAAAACCCTCACCCCTTCGTCTTCCACTCGGAAAGTTAATGTTAGAGGAGCGCGATAACGATAATGATAACGATAACCAtccatcttcctcctcctcttccgaAGCCGACGAACTTGAAGGTATTCCCGCTGGAACTTACTGTGTTTGGAATCCGAAATCTGTTGAAGCTTCTCCGGATAGATGCAAGAAGAGTAACTCCACTGGATCTGGATCTTCAAAGCGGTGGAAGTTCAGAGACTTCCTTCCCCGGAGTAACAGCGATGGTAAGGATACCTACGTTTTCCTGTCTTCGTCCAAGTTCgtgaagaagagaaacaatGACAAAACTGAAAAAGTCACCGCTGACAAGGCGGCGATTCAGAAAGCTGAGCAACTACATCCGAAGGAGAGGAGAAACTTCATTTCCAACCCAGACTACAATTCCTCTCAAGATAAGGTCGCCGCGAAGGGCAAAGTGAAAGCCAAGGGAGTGTCCGGCGACACTTTATCTGCTCACGAGGTTCATTACGTGCGTAACAGAGCTCTAAAGGAAGATGACCGTCGACGTTCCTATCTTCCTTACAGACAAGATCTGGTTGGTTTCTTCTCGAACGTGAATGGATTGAGTAGGAACCTTCATCCCTTTTAG
- the LOC122671008 gene encoding probable phospholipid-transporting ATPase 8 isoform X1 yields MRGGRRRGILFSKLYSFSCIRSSTEDDHSLRGQRGYSRVVYCNDPENPEALQLNYRGNYVSTTKYTAANFIPKSLFEQFRRVANLYFLVVACVSFSPLAPYRAGSIVVPLVIVIGATMAKEAVEDWRRRKQDIEANNRKVKVYEKDHTFHETRWKNLQVGDLVMVEKDEFFPADLLLLSSSYDDGICYVETMNLDGETNLKVKQSLEATAALHDEYFRKFKAVVKCEDPNEHLYSFIGSLYYDGKQYSLSPQQILLRDSKLRNTEYIYGVVIFTGHDTKVMQNATDPPSKRSKVERKMDKIIYFLFGVLVLISSVGSVFFGVQTKNDISGGRYKRWYLRPDSTTVFFDPRRASFAAFFHFLTGLMLYGYLIPISLYVSIEIVKVLQTIFINQDQDMYYEETDRPARARTSNLNEELGQVDTILSDKTGTLTCNSMEFVKCSIAGIAYGRGITEVEQAITRRKKDGALESVDASSGIEKHSGNIVDSRKSIKGFNFMDERLMEGRWMNEPHADVIQKFFRVLAICHTAIPDVNKQSGEISYEAESPDEAAFVIAAKELGFEFYERTQNRIKLHELDPKTGKKVDRSYELLHVIEFSSSRKRMSVIVRNEENQLLLLCKGADSVMFERLSNDGRIFEVETKDHINIYAAAGLRTLIIAYRELAEEEYTMWEEEFLKAKTSVSADRDALVDAAADKIEWDLILLGATAVEDKLQRGVPECIEKLSQAGVKIWVLTGDKLETAVNIGYACSLLREGMRQIVITLDTPDIIALEKQGDKEAIAKASRESVTMQMREGKFQVVSSRQSRVSSALIIDGKSLTFALAEDLESLFLELAIDCASVICCRSSPKQKALVTRLVKKSTGKTTLAIGDGANDVGMLLEADIGVGISGVEGMQAVMASDFAIAQFRFLERLLLVHGHWCYRRIAMMICYFFYKDITFGLTLFWFEACASFSGQPAYNDWYMSTYNVFFTSLPVIALGVFDQDVSARLCLKYPLLHQEGVQNILFSWARILGWMLNAVTSSVIIFFFTTSSVLHQAFRRDGKVAGYEVLGVLMYTCVVWTVNCQMALAINYFTWIQHFLIWGSIFLWYIFLVIYGFLPPTFSTTAYHVLVEACAPIPLYWLIIFCVVVSALVPYFSYKAFQIQFCPTYHNKIQRARLEGEEAQSSVGLCSGIKDRNWNLKERRGRETHETVVSSTCLM; encoded by the exons ATGCGGGGTGGCCGGAGGAGAGGGATACTCTTTAGCAAACTCTACTCGTTTTCGTGCATCCGTTCTTCGACTGAGGATGATCATTCCCTGAGAGGGCAGAGAGGTTACTCGAGAGTGGTCTACTGTAACGACCCTGAAAACCCTGAAGCATTACAGCTTAACTACAGGGGAAACTATGTATCCACCACCAAGTATACGGCAGCTAATTTCATCCCCAAGTCTTTGTTTGAGCAGTTTAGAAGGGTTGCAAACCTATACTTTCTTGTGGTAGCTTGTGTTTCCTTTAGTCCTTTGGCGCCTTACCGGGCTGGTAGCATTGTTGTACCTCTTGTGATAGTGATTGGAGCTACGATGGCCAAGGAGGCTGTCGAAGACTGGAGGCGCAGGAAGCAG GATATAGAGGCAAATAATCGAAAGGTCAAAGTGTATGAAAAGGATCATACCTTTCATGAAACTAGGTGGAAGAATCTCCAGGTTGGAGATCTTGTCATGGTGGAGAAAGATGAATTCTTTCCTGCTGATCTGCTTCTGCTTTCTTCAAGTTATGATGATGGGATTTGTTATGTTGAGACCATGAACCTTGATGGTGAGACGAATTTAAAAGTCAAGCAGAGTTTGGAGGCAACAGCTGCTCTGCATGATGAGTACTTCCGGAAATTTAAAGCAGTTGTGAAATGTGAGGACCCAAATGAACACTTGTATTCCTTCATAGGAAGTTTGTACTATGATGGCAAACAGTATTCTCTTTCGCCTCAGCAAATTCTTCTGAGAGATTCAAAGCTTCGAAACACTGAATACATCTATGGAGTGGTCATTTTTACTGGTCATGACACAAAAGTAATGCAGAATGCTACAGATCCTCCTTCAAAGAGGAGTAAGGTTGAAAGGAAAATGGATAAGATAATCTATTTCCTTTTCGGTGTCCTGGTTTTGATTTCTTCTGTTGGATCTGTTTTTTTCGGTGTTCAAACTAAGAATGATATTAGTGGAGGAAGGTATAAAAGGTGGTATCTTAGACCAGATTCTACAACTGTATTTTTTGACCCAAGAAGAGCTTCTTTTGCAGCATTTTTCCATTTCTTGACGGGTCTTATGTTGTATGGATATTTGATACCAATATCCTTGTATGTCTCCATTGAAATTGTGAAGGTTTTACAGACCATATTTATTAACCAAGACCAGGATATGTATTATGAGGAAACAGATAGGCCAGCCCGTGCTCGCACTTCAAATTTGAATGAGGAACTTGGTCAGGTAGATACTATACTGTCTGACAAAACTGGTACTTTAACATGCAACTCTATGGAGTTCGTTAAATGCTCCATAGCTGGTATCGCTTATGGCCGTGGTATTACTGAAGTGGAGCAGGCTAtcacaagaaggaaaaaagatggTGCTCTTGAATCTGTTGACGCTTCGTCTGGTATAGAGAAGCATAGTGGCAATATTGTGGACTCAAGAAAGTCAATCAAGGGTTTCAACTTCATGGACGAACGTCTCATGGAAGGGAGGTGGATGAATGAACCTCATGCTGATGTCATACAGAAATTCTTTCGTGTGTTAGCTATCTGCCATACTGCCATTCCTGATGTGAATAAGCAGTCAGGTGAAATTTCTTATGAAGCCGAGTCACCAGATGAAGCTGCGTTTGTCATAGCTGCAAAGGAGCTTGGCTTTGAATTCTATGAAAGGACACAGAATAGGATAAAGTTGCATGAATTAGATCCTAAGACTGGAAAAAAGGTTGATAG ATCGTACGAGCTTCTTCATGTCATAGAATTTAGTAGTTCCCGCAAGCGAATGTCCGTGATAGTGAGGAATGAAGAGAATCAGTTGTTACTCCTTTGCAAGGGTGCAGACAG TGTAATGTTTGAAAGGCTCTCAAATGATGGGCGGATATTTGAGGTAGAGACCAAAGATCATATTAACATATATGCTGCGGCAGGCTTAAGAACCTTGATAATTGCATATCGTGAACTGGCTGAAGAAGAGTACACAATGTGGGAAGAGGAGTTCTTAAAGGCCAAAACATCTGTTTCTGCTGACAGAGATGCACTGGTAGATGCTGCAGCAGATAAGATTGAATGGGATTTGATACTTCTTGGTGCTACGGCTGTGGAAGACAAACTGCAAAGAGGG GTTCCTGAGTGCATTGAGAAGCTCTCCCAGGCTGGGGTTAAGATATGGGTCTTAACTGGGGACAAGTTGGAAACTGCAGTCAATATTGG GTATGCATGTAGCTTGCTGAGGGAAGGGATGAGGCAAATTGTGATTACACTAGATACTCCAGATATCATTGCCTTGGAGAAACAAGGAGACAAGGAAGCCATTGCAAAG GCTTCTCGTGAGAGTGTGACGATGCAAATGCGGGAAGGAAAATTTCAAGTTGTTTCTTCTAGACAAAGTCGTGTTTCATCTGCTTTGATAATTGATGGTAAGTCTTTGACTTTTGCTCTTGCGGAGGATCTAGAGAGCTTGTTTCTGGAGCTTGCAATCGATTGTGCATCTGTTATTTGCTGTCGTTCCTCACCAAAACAGAAAGCACTT GTTACCAGATTGGTGAAAAAGTCAACAGGTAAAACAACATTAGCAATTGGTGATGGAGCAAATGATGTTGGCATGCTTCTAGAAGCAGATATAGGTGTTGGCATCAGCGGTGTGGAGGGAATGCAG GCTGTAATGGCTAGTGATTTTGCAATAGCTCAGTTTCGTTTTCTGGAGCGTCTGTTGCTGGTGCATGGCCATTGGTGTTACAGGCGAATAGCCATGATG ATATGCTACTTTTTCTACAAAGACATAACATTTGGTTTAactttattttggtttgaggcGTGTGCCTCTTTCTCCGGCCAACCTGCTTATAATGATTGGTACATGTCCACCTACAATGTCTTCTTCACTTCCCTTCCTGTAATTGCGCTTGGTGTCTTTGATCAGGATGTTTCAGCACGCCTCTGCCTCAAG TACCCTCTGTTACATCAAGAAGGTGTACAGAACATCCTCTTCAGCTGGGCTCGTATACTTGGTTGGATGCTTAATGCGGTTACCAGTTCTgttatcatcttcttcttcaccaccaGCTCAGTCCTTCACCAGGCCTTCCGGAGAGATGGAAAAGTGGCAGGGTATGAAGTCCTCGGGGTTTTAATGTACACTTGTGTTGTGTGGACTGTAAACTGCCAGATGGCTCTTGCCATCAACTACTTCACATGGATCCAACATTTTCTCATCTGGGGTAGCATTTTCTTGTGGTACATCTTCTTGGTTATTTATGGTTTTCTTCCACCAACGTTTTCTACAACTGCATACCATGTCCTCGTGGAAGCTTGTGCGCCGATTCCTCTCTACTGGTTGATTATCTTCTGTGTTGTTGTATCTGCATTGGTGCCTTATTTTTCCTATAAGGCTTTTCAAATCCAATTCTGTCCTACGTACCACAACAAAATTCAGAGAGCACGATTAGAAGGCGAAGAGGCTCAAAGTTCTGTTGGGCTCTGTTCTGGGATTAAAGACAGAAATTGGAATTTGAAGGAGAGACGGGGGCGAGAAACTCATGAAACAGTAGTCTCATCAACATGTCTTATGTAA
- the LOC122671008 gene encoding probable phospholipid-transporting ATPase 8 isoform X2 produces MRGGRRRGILFSKLYSFSCIRSSTEDDHSLRGQRGYSRVVYCNDPENPEALQLNYRGNYVSTTKYTAANFIPKSLFEQFRRVANLYFLVVACVSFSPLAPYRAGSIVVPLVIVIGATMAKEAVEDWRRRKQDIEANNRKVKVYEKDHTFHETRWKNLQVGDLVMVEKDEFFPADLLLLSSSYDDGICYVETMNLDGETNLKVKQSLEATAALHDEYFRKFKAVVKCEDPNEHLYSFIGSLYYDGKQYSLSPQQILLRDSKLRNTEYIYGVVIFTGHDTKVMQNATDPPSKRSKVERKMDKIIYFLFGVLVLISSVGSVFFGVQTKNDISGGRYKRWYLRPDSTTVFFDPRRASFAAFFHFLTGLMLYGYLIPISLYVSIEIVKVLQTIFINQDQDMYYEETDRPARARTSNLNEELGQVDTILSDKTGTLTCNSMEFVKCSIAGIAYGRGITEVEQAITRRKKDGALESVDASSGIEKHSGNIVDSRKSIKGFNFMDERLMEGRWMNEPHADVIQKFFRVLAICHTAIPDVNKQSGEISYEAESPDEAAFVIAAKELGFEFYERTQNRIKLHELDPKTGKKVDRSYELLHVIEFSSSRKRMSVIVRNEENQLLLLCKGADSVMFERLSNDGRIFEVETKDHINIYAAAGLRTLIIAYRELAEEEYTMWEEEFLKAKTSVSADRDALVDAAADKIEWDLILLGATAVEDKLQRGVPECIEKLSQAGVKIWVLTGDKLETAVNIGYACSLLREGMRQIVITLDTPDIIALEKQGDKEAIAKASRESVTMQMREGKFQVVSSRQSRVSSALIIDGKSLTFALAEDLESLFLELAIDCASVICCRSSPKQKALVTRLVKKSTGKTTLAIGDGANDVGMLLEADIGVGISGVEGMQAVMASDFAIAQFRFLERLLLVHGHWCYRRIAMMICYFFYKDITFGLTLFWFEACASFSGQPAYNDCTLCYIKKVYRTSSSAGLVYLVGCLMRLPVLLSSSSSPPAQSFTRPSGEMEKWQGMKSSGF; encoded by the exons ATGCGGGGTGGCCGGAGGAGAGGGATACTCTTTAGCAAACTCTACTCGTTTTCGTGCATCCGTTCTTCGACTGAGGATGATCATTCCCTGAGAGGGCAGAGAGGTTACTCGAGAGTGGTCTACTGTAACGACCCTGAAAACCCTGAAGCATTACAGCTTAACTACAGGGGAAACTATGTATCCACCACCAAGTATACGGCAGCTAATTTCATCCCCAAGTCTTTGTTTGAGCAGTTTAGAAGGGTTGCAAACCTATACTTTCTTGTGGTAGCTTGTGTTTCCTTTAGTCCTTTGGCGCCTTACCGGGCTGGTAGCATTGTTGTACCTCTTGTGATAGTGATTGGAGCTACGATGGCCAAGGAGGCTGTCGAAGACTGGAGGCGCAGGAAGCAG GATATAGAGGCAAATAATCGAAAGGTCAAAGTGTATGAAAAGGATCATACCTTTCATGAAACTAGGTGGAAGAATCTCCAGGTTGGAGATCTTGTCATGGTGGAGAAAGATGAATTCTTTCCTGCTGATCTGCTTCTGCTTTCTTCAAGTTATGATGATGGGATTTGTTATGTTGAGACCATGAACCTTGATGGTGAGACGAATTTAAAAGTCAAGCAGAGTTTGGAGGCAACAGCTGCTCTGCATGATGAGTACTTCCGGAAATTTAAAGCAGTTGTGAAATGTGAGGACCCAAATGAACACTTGTATTCCTTCATAGGAAGTTTGTACTATGATGGCAAACAGTATTCTCTTTCGCCTCAGCAAATTCTTCTGAGAGATTCAAAGCTTCGAAACACTGAATACATCTATGGAGTGGTCATTTTTACTGGTCATGACACAAAAGTAATGCAGAATGCTACAGATCCTCCTTCAAAGAGGAGTAAGGTTGAAAGGAAAATGGATAAGATAATCTATTTCCTTTTCGGTGTCCTGGTTTTGATTTCTTCTGTTGGATCTGTTTTTTTCGGTGTTCAAACTAAGAATGATATTAGTGGAGGAAGGTATAAAAGGTGGTATCTTAGACCAGATTCTACAACTGTATTTTTTGACCCAAGAAGAGCTTCTTTTGCAGCATTTTTCCATTTCTTGACGGGTCTTATGTTGTATGGATATTTGATACCAATATCCTTGTATGTCTCCATTGAAATTGTGAAGGTTTTACAGACCATATTTATTAACCAAGACCAGGATATGTATTATGAGGAAACAGATAGGCCAGCCCGTGCTCGCACTTCAAATTTGAATGAGGAACTTGGTCAGGTAGATACTATACTGTCTGACAAAACTGGTACTTTAACATGCAACTCTATGGAGTTCGTTAAATGCTCCATAGCTGGTATCGCTTATGGCCGTGGTATTACTGAAGTGGAGCAGGCTAtcacaagaaggaaaaaagatggTGCTCTTGAATCTGTTGACGCTTCGTCTGGTATAGAGAAGCATAGTGGCAATATTGTGGACTCAAGAAAGTCAATCAAGGGTTTCAACTTCATGGACGAACGTCTCATGGAAGGGAGGTGGATGAATGAACCTCATGCTGATGTCATACAGAAATTCTTTCGTGTGTTAGCTATCTGCCATACTGCCATTCCTGATGTGAATAAGCAGTCAGGTGAAATTTCTTATGAAGCCGAGTCACCAGATGAAGCTGCGTTTGTCATAGCTGCAAAGGAGCTTGGCTTTGAATTCTATGAAAGGACACAGAATAGGATAAAGTTGCATGAATTAGATCCTAAGACTGGAAAAAAGGTTGATAG ATCGTACGAGCTTCTTCATGTCATAGAATTTAGTAGTTCCCGCAAGCGAATGTCCGTGATAGTGAGGAATGAAGAGAATCAGTTGTTACTCCTTTGCAAGGGTGCAGACAG TGTAATGTTTGAAAGGCTCTCAAATGATGGGCGGATATTTGAGGTAGAGACCAAAGATCATATTAACATATATGCTGCGGCAGGCTTAAGAACCTTGATAATTGCATATCGTGAACTGGCTGAAGAAGAGTACACAATGTGGGAAGAGGAGTTCTTAAAGGCCAAAACATCTGTTTCTGCTGACAGAGATGCACTGGTAGATGCTGCAGCAGATAAGATTGAATGGGATTTGATACTTCTTGGTGCTACGGCTGTGGAAGACAAACTGCAAAGAGGG GTTCCTGAGTGCATTGAGAAGCTCTCCCAGGCTGGGGTTAAGATATGGGTCTTAACTGGGGACAAGTTGGAAACTGCAGTCAATATTGG GTATGCATGTAGCTTGCTGAGGGAAGGGATGAGGCAAATTGTGATTACACTAGATACTCCAGATATCATTGCCTTGGAGAAACAAGGAGACAAGGAAGCCATTGCAAAG GCTTCTCGTGAGAGTGTGACGATGCAAATGCGGGAAGGAAAATTTCAAGTTGTTTCTTCTAGACAAAGTCGTGTTTCATCTGCTTTGATAATTGATGGTAAGTCTTTGACTTTTGCTCTTGCGGAGGATCTAGAGAGCTTGTTTCTGGAGCTTGCAATCGATTGTGCATCTGTTATTTGCTGTCGTTCCTCACCAAAACAGAAAGCACTT GTTACCAGATTGGTGAAAAAGTCAACAGGTAAAACAACATTAGCAATTGGTGATGGAGCAAATGATGTTGGCATGCTTCTAGAAGCAGATATAGGTGTTGGCATCAGCGGTGTGGAGGGAATGCAG GCTGTAATGGCTAGTGATTTTGCAATAGCTCAGTTTCGTTTTCTGGAGCGTCTGTTGCTGGTGCATGGCCATTGGTGTTACAGGCGAATAGCCATGATG ATATGCTACTTTTTCTACAAAGACATAACATTTGGTTTAactttattttggtttgaggcGTGTGCCTCTTTCTCCGGCCAACCTGCTTATAATGATTG TACCCTCTGTTACATCAAGAAGGTGTACAGAACATCCTCTTCAGCTGGGCTCGTATACTTGGTTGGATGCTTAATGCGGTTACCAGTTCTgttatcatcttcttcttcaccaccaGCTCAGTCCTTCACCAGGCCTTCCGGAGAGATGGAAAAGTGGCAGGGTATGAAGTCCTCGGGGTTTTAA